GCCGAAGCGGATCGTGGACGGCTCGTGCTTCTTGAGGCGCACCGGGATCCGCCGAATCGAGAGGTTGTACTTCAGCGCCACGTAGAGGAGCTCGACGTCGCCGGCGAATCCTTCCACGGTGAGGAGCGGAAAGAGAGCGTCCGCGACGTCGCCGCGAAAGCCCTTGAGCCCGCACTGCGTGTCGAAGAGGCCGCCCGTGACGAGCAGCCGCACGAGGAGCGAGAACGCGCGGCTCGCCGCGGCGCGTGAGCGCGGGAGGCGCGAGCCGTAGATCGAGTCCGTGAGAGACCGGTCCCCGACGACGACGTGGAAGCCGCGCCCGGTCACGAGAGAGACCACGTACGGCAGGGCCTCGAGGTCGTACGGCACGTCGGCGTCCGTGAAGATGCGGCAGCGCCCCGTCGCCGCGGCCATGCCGGCCTTCAGGGCGCCGAACTTTCCGCGGTTCTCGGCGAGGCAGAGGAGCTGGATCCCGGGCCCGTCCGGCACCGCGCCGGCCGTCGCGTCGCGCGAGCCGTCGTCCACGACGACGATCTCCCAGGAGAAGGGCTGGCGCGACAGGAAGGCCGCGAGGTTCGAGACGCTTTCCGCCACGAAGGCCGCGCCGTTGTAGACGGGCAGGACGACGGAGACGTCCACGGCGTTCACGTCGCGCGAACGGCGCGGACGAGCATGGAGCCCGAGTTCGCGTAGAGGGTGAGGCCCGAGAGCGTCCGGGCGCGCGCGGCCGCGCGGAGGAGCCCGCCGCCCGCCGGCAGCGCCGCGGCGACGCGCTCGAGGAGGAAGGGAAGCGAGACGTGCTGCCCGCAGGGCGCGGCGCGCACGAGCGTCAGCGGCGGCGCGAGGGCGTCGGCGAGCGTCCTCCTCGAGAAAAACGTCACGTGTTCGGGAATCTTATAGGACACCCACCGGCGCCCGGTCGCCCGCGCGAGGAGACTCTCGACGTTCGGCGTCGCGATGAGGACGCTGCCGCCCGGCTTCAGGGCCGCCGCGAGGGCCGCCGCGAAACGCCGGGGCTCGTACACGTGCTCGACGAGGTCGAACGCGGTGATCGCGTCGAAGGAGCCGGCGGGAAAAGGGGAGTCCTCGAGCGTTCCCCTGGCCACGCGCCCGGCGTGCCGCGCCGAGGCGCGCGCGACCGCCTCCGAGGAGAGGTCGAGTCCCCAGGCCTCCCACCCGGCGGCGCGCGCCGCGTCGAGGCCCGCGCCGGGCCCGCACCCGACGTCGAGGAGGCGCCCGCCGGCGGGCGGAGAGCCGAGCCAGCCCAGCCGCCGCGCAAACGTCTTCGCGAGGAGCGCCTCCATCTCCGCGTACGACGCGTACCCGCCCCCGGTCCCGCCGCCCTCCCAGTAGCCGCCCTCGTAGAGACGGCCGAGGTCCTCGCGGGCGACGCGCGGCGAGAGATAGCGCAGCGTGCAGCGTGGGCAGTCCACGACTCGGTACGGCGGAAAGGAGACGCGCTCGCGCGCGGGACTCGCCTCCCCGCAGAGCGGACAGGCGCAGGATTCCAGACGAAGGGGCGCGTCCGGCGCGTGCATCGGGGCGGAGCCAGAATACCAAGGTCGCGTAAACTGGAATCCTGACCGCCACGACGTACCTCCGCGCGCTTCGGCCCGCCCAGTGGGTCAAGAACCTCTTCGTCCTCGCGCCAGTCCTGTTCGGCAAGGTCGCGGACCGCGGGGACCTGGCCGGCCGGACGGCGGCCGTGGCCGCCGCCTTCTGCGCGCTCGCGTCGGCGCTCTACCTCCTGAACGACGTCAAGGACGCCGAGGCGGACCGGCAGCACCCCGTCAAGAAGGACCGGCCGGTCGCGTCGGGCGCGCTCGCGCCGGGGATCGCCCTCGCGATGGCCGCTGTCCTTGGGCCGCTCGCGATTCTCGCCGTGTTCCTCGCCGCCCCCGCGGCGCTCCCGGCGACGCTCGTGTACGCGGGCGTCACGGTCCTCTACTCGCTCGGCCTCAAGAAGGTCGCCCTCCTCGACGTCTTCATCGTCGCGTCCGGATATGTGCTGCGCGTCCTCGCGGGCTCGGCGGCCGCGCAGGTCAAGGCGTCACACTGGCTGCTGCTCTGCACGTTCTTCCTCGCTCTCTTCCTCGCGCTCAGCAAGCGTCGCAGCGAGCTCGCCGCCCGCGGCGCGGCCGGGCGCGAGTCGCTGAAGGACGTGCCGGTCGGCCTCCTCGAGGCGTTCGAGAACACCGCGCTCGGAACCACGATCGTCTGCTACGCGCTCTACACCGTCGCGCCGGAGACGATCGCGTGGTTCGGGACGGACCGGCTGCTCGTGACCGTGCCGATCGTCCTCTTCGGCCTCTTCCGCTGGCGCCTCATCGAGACGCGCGGAGGCGGCGAGGACGCGACCTCGGACCTCTTCACGGACGCCGGCCTGCTCGCGACCGTTGTGATCTGGGGCACGGTTTGCGCGGCGCTGATTTACGGGCCCGGACGGAGCTAGGCCGGAATATCCTTCCCGCGATGGCGTCGAGGCGCGCGTTCACGTTCACCGCTCTCGCCGCCGGCGCCGCCGCGTTCACGTCGGTGGCCGGCGCTGCTCTCGCGTTCGCGCTCTCGCCGCTCGTGCGTCGCGCGTCCGCCGCGGGCGCGGCGCTGGACCTCGGCGCCGCGAAGGACTTCGACGCCGTCGCGAGCGGCGCCCTCGGCGCGGCGGAGGTCGTCGTCGAGCACAAAATCGAGGACGGCACCATGACGCGCAAGGTCAAGGAGCGCCTCGCGGTCGTGAAGGACGCGTCTTCGCCGTCCGGCCTCGCGGCCGTCTCGACGACGTGCACGCACCTCGGGTGCGGCGTCGCGTGGAGCGCGGCGAAGAAGGCGTTCCTCTGTCCCTGCCACGGCGGCGCGTACGGCGCCGACGGGCGCGTCCTCGCCGGCCCGCCGCCGCGGCCGCTCGCGAAGGTTCCGCTCGTGCTCGCGGGAGGGCGGGTCACGGTCGACCCGGCGGCGTTCGAAGCATGAAGCGTCTTTTGGAATTCCTCGAGTCGCGGGCGGGCGCGTCGTCGCTCTGGCGGAAGTTCGCCGACGAACCCGTGTCCGTGCGGCGGGCATGGCTCTTCACGCTCGGCTCGGCCGCGCTCTTCGCGCTCGTCGTCCAGGTCGTCACCGGCCTCGCGCTCGCGCTCTCCTATGCGCCGACGCCGGACCACGCGTGGGAGAGCGTGAGGGCGATCCAGACGAAGCTCCCTGCGGGCGCGGTCGTGCGCGGCCTCCACCACTGGGGCTCCTCCGCGATGGTCGTCCTCGCCGCGCTCCACCTCGCGCGCACGTTTCTCTATGGCGCATACAAGAAGCCGCGCGAGCTGAACTGGCTCGTCGGCGTCGCGCTGCTCCTCCTCATCCTCGCGTTCGGCTTCACGGGGTATCTCCTCCCGTGGGACCAGAAGGCGTACTGGGCGACCGTCGTCGGCACGAAGGTCCCGTCGGCGCTGCCCGTCGTCGGCCCGGCCGCCGCGCGGGTCATGGCCGGCGGGAGCGCCGTCGGCGCCGCGACGCTCACGCGCTTTTACGCCGTGCACGTGATTCTTCTGCCGATTCTCACGCTCGGTCTCGTCGCCGCGCACCTTCTCCTCCTCCGCAAGCACGGCCACGCGGGGCCCACGTCGGAGCCCGACCCGCGGCAGCCGTTCTTTCCGTACCAGGCCGCGCGCGACGCCGTCGCCGGCCTCGCGGTCGTGATTCTGCTGTTCGCGCTCGCCTTCGGCTCGCCCGCGCCGCTCGAGCGCCTCGCGGACCCGTCGGACACGTCGTACGTGCCGCGGCCGGAGTGGTATTTCCTTCCGCTCTTCCAGCTCCTGAAATTCTTCCAGGGGCCGCTCGAGCCGATCGGCACGGCGGTCCTTCCCGGGGTGTCGATGCTGCTTCTCGCCCTCGTCCCGTGGCTCGACCGCGGAGCGTCGCGCAGCCCGCGCGACCGCAAGCCCGTCCTCGCCCTTGGCGCGCTCGTCGGCGCCGGAATCCTCGCGCTCCTCGTCTTCGGGGCGCTCGACGCGCCGAAGGCGAAGGCGCGCTCGGGCCTCGGGTCGGGCGACGTGCCGGACCCGCGCGTCCTCGGCGGCCTCGCCTCGTACGAGCGGCGCCAGTGCGCGTCCTGCCACGGCGTCGAGGGCGTGCTGGCTCCGGGCGCGCCGGCCGGTTCGGTCCCGCTCGCGATGCGGTCGCACGCGCTGGCCGGCGACGCGCTGGTTTCGCACGTGAAGGAGAAGACGCCGAAGCCCGCGCCCCGGCCGAGGAAGGCGGCGAGGACCCCGACAAGGACGTTCCGTCGATGCTCGGCTACGTGGCGGCGCTGAAGGACGGCGCGACGTTCGCGGGCATTCCCGAGCCGATCCGCCTCGGCGGCGCGACGATCGACCGCGAGGACTGCCGCCAGTGCCACCAGATCTACGGCGAGGGCGGCCGCCGAGGCCCCGCGCTCCAGCACCTCCCCGGCAAGCGCGACAAGGCCTGGCTCGTCGAGCACTTCAAGGACCCGAAGAAGCTCGTCGAGGGCTCGAAGATGCCGAAGTACGCGTATCTCTCGGAGGCCGAGCTCGCCGCGATGGCCGACTACCTCCTCGCGCTGCCGTGAGCGGAGCGACGGTCCGCATCGCCCTCGCGACCCCGCGTTACCCGGAGTCTCCGGAGGAGTCCGTTCGGATCGTGGAAGAGCTCGTCGCGCGCGCCGCGGAAGAAGGTGCGGCGATCGTCTGCTTCCCGGAGTGCTACGTCCCGGGCTACCGCGGGCTCGGAAGGACGCCGCCTCCAGCGGACGCGGTACTTCTCGAGAGAGCATGGAATCGCGTCGCGGCGGCCGCGGCGAAGGCGAAGATCGCCGTCGTCCTCGGTACGGAGCGCGTCGAGGGGGATGCGCTTTACGCGACGGCGCTCGTGATCGGGCACGACGGCGCGCGGATCGGCTTCCAGGACAAGGTGCAGCTGGACCCGAGCGAGGACGAAACGTACACGCCGGGAACCTCGCGCCGCGTCTTCACGGTCGGGCCGCTCACGTTCAGCGTCGCGATCTGCCACGAGGGCTGGCGCTACCCCGAGACGGTGCGCTTCGCGGCGCGCCACGGCGCGCAGGTCGTCTTCCACCCGCACCTGGAGCTGGGCGGTCCGGACGCGTATGCACCGGCGACGTTCGCGGACCCGAAGAACACGTTCCACGAGAAGGCGCTCCTCTGCCGCGCGGCCGAGAACACGATCTGGATCGCGTCCGTGAACTACGCGGCGGAGGGTTCGGCAACGACGTCGGCGTTCGTGAAGCCCGACGGCACGCTCCTCGCGTTCCAGCCGTACGGCAAGGAGGGCCTCCTCGTCGCAGAACTCGACCTCTCGCTCGCCACGGGCCTCCTCGCGAAGCGGCTTCGGACCGTCTGACGGTGCGCCTACGCCATGCTAGCAGTGATAGCATCCCCTCGGAGGTGCAGGATGGCCCAGCTTCTCGTGCGCGATCTTCCGGAGGCCGTCGTGCGTTCGCTGAAGGTGCGGGCGGCCAAGCACGGCCGCTCGGCCGAGGCCGAGCATCGCCGCATCCTCGAGGAGGCGCTGCTTCGGAAGGGACCGCGCGGCACTCTCAAGGAGTGGCTCCTCGCGATGCCCGCGGGCGGGACGGACGCCGACTTCGCCAGGCCCCTCGGCCGCTCTCAGCGCGCCCGCCGCGTCGACTTGTGAA
This Acidobacteriota bacterium DNA region includes the following protein-coding sequences:
- a CDS encoding glycosyltransferase, which encodes MNAVDVSVVLPVYNGAAFVAESVSNLAAFLSRQPFSWEIVVVDDGSRDATAGAVPDGPGIQLLCLAENRGKFGALKAGMAAATGRCRIFTDADVPYDLEALPYVVSLVTGRGFHVVVGDRSLTDSIYGSRLPRSRAAASRAFSLLVRLLVTGGLFDTQCGLKGFRGDVADALFPLLTVEGFAGDVELLYVALKYNLSIRRIPVRLKKHEPSTIRFGAHAPAMLRDALLLRGKWDRGLYASAALARIAAQDYWVPPPPETAA
- a CDS encoding class I SAM-dependent methyltransferase produces the protein MDCPRCTLRYLSPRVAREDLGRLYEGGYWEGGGTGGGYASYAEMEALLAKTFARRLGWLGSPPAGGRLLDVGCGPGAGLDAARAAGWEAWGLDLSSEAVARASARHAGRVARGTLEDSPFPAGSFDAITAFDLVEHVYEPRRFAAALAAALKPGGSVLIATPNVESLLARATGRRWVSYKIPEHVTFFSRRTLADALAPPLTLVRAAPCGQHVSLPFLLERVAAALPAGGGLLRAAARARTLSGLTLYANSGSMLVRAVRAT
- a CDS encoding UbiA prenyltransferase family protein — protein: MLTATTYLRALRPAQWVKNLFVLAPVLFGKVADRGDLAGRTAAVAAAFCALASALYLLNDVKDAEADRQHPVKKDRPVASGALAPGIALAMAAVLGPLAILAVFLAAPAALPATLVYAGVTVLYSLGLKKVALLDVFIVASGYVLRVLAGSAAAQVKASHWLLLCTFFLALFLALSKRRSELAARGAAGRESLKDVPVGLLEAFENTALGTTIVCYALYTVAPETIAWFGTDRLLVTVPIVLFGLFRWRLIETRGGGEDATSDLFTDAGLLATVVIWGTVCAALIYGPGRS
- a CDS encoding Rieske 2Fe-2S domain-containing protein → MASRRAFTFTALAAGAAAFTSVAGAALAFALSPLVRRASAAGAALDLGAAKDFDAVASGALGAAEVVVEHKIEDGTMTRKVKERLAVVKDASSPSGLAAVSTTCTHLGCGVAWSAAKKAFLCPCHGGAYGADGRVLAGPPPRPLAKVPLVLAGGRVTVDPAAFEA
- a CDS encoding cytochrome bc complex cytochrome b subunit: MKRLLEFLESRAGASSLWRKFADEPVSVRRAWLFTLGSAALFALVVQVVTGLALALSYAPTPDHAWESVRAIQTKLPAGAVVRGLHHWGSSAMVVLAALHLARTFLYGAYKKPRELNWLVGVALLLLILAFGFTGYLLPWDQKAYWATVVGTKVPSALPVVGPAAARVMAGGSAVGAATLTRFYAVHVILLPILTLGLVAAHLLLLRKHGHAGPTSEPDPRQPFFPYQAARDAVAGLAVVILLFALAFGSPAPLERLADPSDTSYVPRPEWYFLPLFQLLKFFQGPLEPIGTAVLPGVSMLLLALVPWLDRGASRSPRDRKPVLALGALVGAGILALLVFGALDAPKAKARSGLGSGDVPDPRVLGGLASYERRQCASCHGVEGVLAPGAPAGSVPLAMRSHALAGDALVSHVKEKTPKPAPRPRKAARTPTRTFRRCSATWRR
- a CDS encoding cbb3-type cytochrome c oxidase subunit II codes for the protein MLGYVAALKDGATFAGIPEPIRLGGATIDREDCRQCHQIYGEGGRRGPALQHLPGKRDKAWLVEHFKDPKKLVEGSKMPKYAYLSEAELAAMADYLLALP
- a CDS encoding carbon-nitrogen hydrolase family protein, with translation MSGATVRIALATPRYPESPEESVRIVEELVARAAEEGAAIVCFPECYVPGYRGLGRTPPPADAVLLERAWNRVAAAAAKAKIAVVLGTERVEGDALYATALVIGHDGARIGFQDKVQLDPSEDETYTPGTSRRVFTVGPLTFSVAICHEGWRYPETVRFAARHGAQVVFHPHLELGGPDAYAPATFADPKNTFHEKALLCRAAENTIWIASVNYAAEGSATTSAFVKPDGTLLAFQPYGKEGLLVAELDLSLATGLLAKRLRTV
- a CDS encoding Arc family DNA-binding protein is translated as MAQLLVRDLPEAVVRSLKVRAAKHGRSAEAEHRRILEEALLRKGPRGTLKEWLLAMPAGGTDADFARPLGRSQRARRVDL